GCTGTACAGGGGTAGATTGCACAGATTGCAGCGGTTGAGACAGAATGTGATCATCCAGGATACCGGGCCGCGGTGCAGTAAGATTTCGAGACATCTGCTTAGCCTGATCGGCATAGTTCTCAACGAAATAAGAATGATACTTATTTCCTTCGTCATATGACGAAGTTGGGTAGTCCATGACTAAATGGGAGGGGACTAAATGGGGGAGGACTAAAAAAGTAAGAATAGAAGAACACAagaacagagaagaaagaacgAAACAACGCAAATACTACAAGAAATAGAAACAAGCAAGTTTAGTTAGGAGTAAAAAATCCaaagcaaaaaaagagaagccGTAATATATACCATTCTATTGTTCATTGTCCAGTGTACCTGGAGGCTGAACAATAGGAAACTGAAAAACTATGTATGGGGAAGTAAAGACAACCATTTttatctctttttcatcaCAGCTCCGATTTGCTTAGCGTTATTAATACACAATAAGACGCAGCCTGGCAGGAACACATTTACTAAGTTACGAAAGTGCGCACGGCTTCATTGCGATTATGCGTCTgcacttttttttcttctctatcttaGCATTGACCGACCCTCCATGAATCTCTTGAGTGAAATTTTATGCTCAAATGCTCAAATGCTCATATTTTATAAACCATGTACTCTTTCCTATCAATACATTTAGTCGACTATACATCATCTTCTTAGTTGTTTTTCCGTCACTTGATCGATctaattttctttttcattgtCGAATGTTTTGTGTCTCTGCAAAAAGTATAAATCCAAGTAGATTTGTTAATTGAGGGAGAGTAGAACAATGCGTCATGGAGTATGCATGTTTATCAACAAATCAGCAGCAAGGAAAAATAGGCAACCACACATCCGATCAATTTATGACCTGCACTACGCATGGAAGTTTTTGCAATCTCCGATACGTTACattcctttgaagaaaaaattgttCCGTATTCAACATGAATAGTAGTGTTGCTGAAGCCACCACAACAGGGTGCATGTACGTCTTTGCAGACGTTTGCGTACATTTACACCACGTGGACTCTTATTCAAATGCGAATGAGTAAAAGCTTTATTAAATATATCTATTTGATTATGGTAATTCCGAAAACATATTCTATCAGCCAATCCCCATTTAGTGGGTCATCAATTGAAACGTGGAGCAAACTCCTGCAGGGTGGTCTATAGGATTTAGGCCTACTCCGCTTCTACTTCCTCATTCAGCGAATTGGGCTCGTATTTCTGAACCGTGGAAGAAATTTAAGCCATGAATGAAAAATCAGATTTATTGTTCGATGAGAACGAAATATGCAGCCGCTCCTTGAGGACAAAAACATTGACCAATTAGGAATGAATCCACTCTCAAGCTGTAAACTGCTGTAATTTATCAATATCAGCCTTGGAAAGCTTCCATTTCTTATCTCCACCTGCATGCTCGGATATGTACTCTTCGTAATAACCTACAGCTTCCTTCTCTATCCGGTCTAGATCCAATAATTTTTTGGACCCTCTTTGACTATCTGCCAACATGGCCCAAACAGAAATACACGAACTATCCGAGTTCTCAATCTCTGCGGGGTCACTTGGACAACTACACCGACAGCCTGTTCCTATATCCGGGTCTTCTAAAGGCTTGTCGTAATTTGTCCagtattcttcttcacttttaCCGTATCCATTTGTGTATCTGGGGCTCCTTTGGTACTCAAGTTGATGCGGCGAATTGAGTGGACAATGCCTTAGTGTAGAGTGACGGTATCCAACATCTCTAAAATAATGGATCTCTGACTGATTCAAAAACAGCCCCAATGCAAGCGAATGAATAGGAGCATCGCCCCATCTCTCAACGTAAAATCCTCCAGACTGTTCTAGAAACTCAAAGTAATCTCTGTACTCCTTCGACCTGAAAATATCAGTTCGTGCAATCTCAAAATTCGACCAGAAGTGACACAAGTTGTACTCAAAGTTATCGAACCGATCTCGAGGAACGTTACGTAACCGACTTGGATTGGACAAACTTGATAGAGCTTTCAACGAATATTCATCAAGCTCatccttattttcttttagACTTTGCTGTGCCCTAAGCAAAGGAATACGTTGTTGCAATCGACTCCAAAATTGCTCCTTTTTCCCAATATCTCTGTAATATTGCTCATTGACCCCACGAACGAAATCGAAATCCTTCGCAAAAAGAGACCAGGAATCCGGGAGAGTAATattgttcttcttggaatATGCAAGAGTATAACGAAATAGGTTAGGTACCGTATTCAATAACTCTTTGATCATCACCGTGAACCCATACTTCTTTCCATGTGCCTCCATTTCCCTGAATGGATCGTAAGTGATGTCACAATAAAAGTCAACATCCGGTTCAACACGCCAATACCAGTCCAACTTTTGCACCAAGTTGTGATCGAAAAAATACCCAGAATAGAACCGGCACATTCTATGATATGCAGGCATACTTCCGTACATGATTCCTCTATCTCCCTGCTCCTCTATAGCTTCAGAGAATTCGATCGGATCGCTTTTCTCAGCAGGCATATGCCAGCGTAAGTTTGGAATCACACCAAACTTCACTTTACCGCTACTGACTTTTCtcacttcttttttgaattgTAGAGTGAATCTCTCATCGTTAAGAAAGATCCATGGATAGTTGAACCACTGATTGAAGTGTCTTTCCATTGATTTCATGGATGACAAAACACCTTGTAGTTCAGAATTTCGTGTCAAAACAACGAAAGCCGCGTTGGCTCTCGTTTTCTTGGCCTCTTCCAATACGTCTCGGCATCCGGATTCAAACACCGAGTCAACATGTGACTTGATAGGTCTTCTGTTCATAGGCAAGGCTTTAAGCATTTTCCGAGAATATTGGTCACTGAAatccaaattcttcaagtctCCTGCGTCTATCAATGATACTTTGTACCTCCAACCACCAAATATCACCGAAAGTATTATCGCCAATATCATAAACTTAGCTATCACCTTTACATTGCTGCTGAATCGCAGTCTAATCAGCCTAAATGGGGAATTCATCAACGATAGCAAACATCGATGCGTCGGTCTCATTAGTGGGGAATCTGAATAATAGTAAAAACTTAGGCCGATAGAAGTACTGGACACATCAGTTTACCTTTGTGTACCaccatctctttttctccgtgcttttttttttctcggTTAAGATCCAAGATAcgacaagaaaaaaaaattcagGAGAACAACAATGACTAGTAAAGAGACAAGAGATGCCGCTTTCTCATCTTTGTGCTGATGCGAGCCGTCCAAACTTATATTCAACGTGCATCACTTAGTACTAAAACTATTCTACGAGAAGGTAACTTACCCAACAGCCGAAAATGGTCACACAAGCAAAAATCCATTCGAATAGCTCGAGCGAAATTTGGAGACGAGTACGATCATGCGAAACTGGTAAGGACAGGGCTTGATAAGGAGGATCAACTCAGGGGTGATAAACTGGCAATAAAGGATTCAACAGGAAGCTGTTGGCATACTCACAGTCCATATGATCTTATACGGAGGGACGTTGAACGTCGAAGCCAGACATTACCAGGATGGTACAAATTACTGAGTGGAAAAAAGGATACGGGCGATAATAAAGAACTAGTAATCAGactgagaaagagaataaagCTGGGGATGAGTGATGAATGCGCCGACTTGATTTCAACAGACTTGGTCAGTTTTAGGGACCGGATATTCAATTTTTATGTGAGCCAGTTCAATAGATATAATGGGAAAGCAAGTTTAATGGATGTGGAGCAATACAAGCGACTCATTTTTAGTCAGAGAATCACTAATTATGCACATATTATAATGCAAAGGCAGAAAATGGCTCCCGAGAAAGGTGATAGTGCCATCTGGAAGACACTAGTATTTTCCAAGCTTACAAGATCCGAAATTGAAACAGTATTAAGGAATAAGGAATATTTGCAGATGCTGAAAAGTGAAACAGAGCTGCCTGAACAACTGAACAAGGTAATATTTGAGCTTTTGAGCAGTGCCTTACGATATGGAATAGAGTTATCGTCTGTGGAGACGAATTATTGGCTTTCATACCTAATGaaaagacttggaaaagataCCGGGGCACTATTAGAGTGCACTAGAAAATATCAGGATTGCTTGAATTTGAATGTGATTCAATATAATACAATTATGGAAGGTGAGATCTCTAGCTGGAGACTGGTGGCCAAACAGATGGCGGAATTTGCTATTGAGCCAGATAGAATGACCATATCAATGCTCATCGATGAATTTGCAGCTAGTATGGATACTTTGTCGTTGTTGAGATTGACAGCGATGATCTTTGATGTGGTGAGGGTCAATATAGATACggagatgatggagaagcTTATTACAGCCTATTCTCATTGTAAACAGCCGGACTTGGCATTGctgatgttgatgagaGTAGACAAGATTtacgagaagaagcaatCATCTTTTCGAGACGAAAATCGGTCATCGATTCCGTTGTCGGATAAGTTGGCCCTGGACAATCTTCTTACCCAGCTTGGAGGACGGCCCAATGGAATGACCATACTCAACCATTCAATCAGGCCCACTTTAAAAATGGTTGAGTCCCTTCTTCGAGTGTGCCGGATTCCCAATGACAAGGATATCGTAACATATTTGAGGAAGACTATAGACAGTTATTCATTAGATATGGAATAAATATGTGTgtatacatatatatatatatatatattataGACAAGTCTCTTACGACTTAAAGTCCTTATTCTGCATGTTTCTGGTCATGGCTGGCAATGCCACTCTTATTCCATCCAAGTCCTTGGACATACTCACCTGACATCCTAATCTAGAAGTTTCAGTAAGACCGAATGCAAGATCCAACATGTCATTTTCGTCGTCGTCAGGTTCAGGAATCTTGTCATAATACTCAGGATCCACAATAACATGACAAGTAGAGCATGCACAAGAACCACCACAGGCACCTTCCATATCGAGGCCATTAGCCTGGGCAATATCTAAGATGGAGTCACCTTCTGCTACTTCAAACGTCTTCTGGCTTCCATCCTTCTGAATGAACGTTATATGAAGTTCTTCACCTGGCTTTGGTGCTTTCAAGTGACCATGAAAATTAGCAGCTGTGGAACTGAACGATCTTATAGATCTTACAGAGCTTAGATTGAAGCTTTGCAGGACATTGATGATTCGATGATGAGAAACCATAGCCCTCACAACCGGCCTCCTACTGGCCAAAACAACTCCTCTTGTTAAAACAGACAACATTATCAGCACAACAAATATAAACCGGCTTCTAAGAACAGTAAACCTTTCGACTTCCTTAGCCTTTGTTCCAGATGCTCGCAGATATCTCCATTAAGGCCGGGGCCGTGCCGATCTCccatgaaaaatttcaacCTTCAGTTTTTGACtattaatttttcattctcgGATCTTAgctgaaagaagaagtaatAGCGGGAAAGGCGATGGAAGCGAGGAGGattagaaagagaaggacCATCATATAACCACCGGCTGGTAAATATTTACAGACTCCATACTTCCATTCTATTCTTATACTCATTGCGTTTGTCCTTCTCCGTCAATCGTGGAAACCAAATATAAAGTCTCCGCTCGATACCATTGTCCATCGCACATTATACAGCTGtcatccgtacaccaaaGGTGAGCACGATAAGCAGACGATTCGGCCAAAAGTTCTTGCCTGTGTTTGCCATCTGTTATCATTCCTTGAATCACATACCTCTTCCCGTGCTATCACCATGTCTGACTTATTTGATAGCTATGAGTCCGACTTCAAATTGGCATATTCTGATGCTCagcaaaaagaaaatcaaatTTATGGATTAACTGACCAGGACCAAAGAGTTGAACTGATGAGAGACGTCGAAAAGTCTCTTGATGACTGCTACGAGTTGATTGAATCGATGTCTTTGGAAGTTCAGCAGCTTTCGACGCACGAAAGAGCACCGTTCAATGCCAAAATCAGAACTTATAAGCAGGACACCGATCGTCTTAACTCCACTCTTAAGTCTCTCatggatgatgaggataagaGACAATTGTTTGGAGACTCTGCAGAGGGTGAGAATTATTCTCAAAGGCAAACATTATTGAATACAAACGAGTCTATTGATAGATCCACAAAACAACTCAACGATGCTACGAGAACCGCCGTTGAGACGGAAACTGTCGGCTCTTCTATCATGGATACTCTAAGATCTCAACGTGACCAAATCACAAACGCCAGGGATACCCTTGGAGAGGCTGATAATTACGTTGACAGATCTCTACGAACCTTGAAAACGATGACGAGAAGGCTCGCCAccaataaaatcatcaCCTACGGAATCATCGCCGTTCTTATTCTTCTAATATTGCTTGTCCTATACAGCAAATTTGCTTAATATACTGAATCGTTTATACTATTATACCTATTATATTATTTTGTATGTGTTTCGAACTCTTCACTGCTGATGTTAACCTCGTCAGGGGAGATCTTAAATCTCGACATAGCGTCTCTGACATGGCGGAGGAAGACATCGTGCATCGAAGCATCGGAGTCCACCGTCTTAGCAGATGCTGCGCTCTTGGCAGAAGTCTGTCTACTAAGATTTGGTGGCATTCGActctctgcttcttcctcgCCAATCTCTAACTTGTGAGCCGTTAAGTCATACAAAGATCTGCCTGACTTACGACTTTGGAGCAGGGGAAAGGGTGAGCTGCCTGGTTCGTAATGCAagatttcatcttcattgtAGTACGATCTCCGTCTCACAGGCGTTCTTGGTGCTCTGCATATCACACCAACGTCCTGAATCATCCGGGCAACCAATGCAGTCCACCCACACTGCCATTTTGCACCCATGCCTCGTCCGGTATCGCCATCAAAGTACTCGTAGAAGTTTGTAAGCTTCCTGAAATAAGCATCCTTATCGAGCAAATCCAACACAGAGTTTTGTCTAAGGGCTTCCTCTTCGCcaactttcttctcgtcAGCTGGCTGGCCGTTATACGCACGATAGCCGTTGACATCGGGAATAAATATATGAATAAGCCTCTGTTGTATTTCCTCTGCAGCTTGACCAAGGTTCAGCATGTCTCCACTTCCTGAGGGTACTTCCACTTTCAAGTTCGAACCATAGTATAAATAGAATCTTAGTAGAGACTCgatgaggaggaagttTGTTGGGAACCATATAGGTCCACGCCAGTTTGAATTACCACCGAACATACCAGAGTCTGATTCGCCGGGCAAGTACTTAACAGAGAACTCTTCGCCGTTAATATTCATTGAGACAGGATGTTTCTCATGATATTTAGACAAAGATCTGATACCATAGGCAGATAAGAATTCCTTTTCGTCGAACACTTTTTTTAAGATGGCCACAAGTCTGTCTTTGTTGACCAAAGAAAGCAAGAGTCTATTACCAGAACCTTTCACTTCCATCAAGGCGATATGCCTCTTGACCAAATATGACTTGTTTTTGGCCAACCACTGGAGTcttttgttgaagttggGGAACTTTTGTAAAACTTCCGGCTCGATAGTAGTGGTGGCGAAAAGTGGAATAAGACCGACCAATGAACGAACTTTCATGGGACTGGTATGGTTCTGGCCCCAATGGATTCTGTCATAGAaaaattgatcttcttcatcccAAAGAGCTTCCTCAGAGGGTCCATTATCGGTATCACTGGTCGACTTATTGAGAAATGTCATAGCATCTGCCACCAACAAATAGTGctcaaagaacttggaagCTATATCCTCATAAACCGGATTCTCTCTTGCCAATTCCAATGCAatattcatcattgtcAATGCGTACCAGGCAATCCATCCAGATGCATCTGATTGGAATAACTCGACGTCAGCTGGAGGTTCAGAACGATTGAAAAGACTGATGTTGTCTAAACCAAGGAATCCTCCTTCAAAAATACCGTTTCCATCGCCATCCTTTTGATTGACCCACCATGTAAAGTTAATGAGAAACTTTTGGAAAACACGCTCCAAAAAGACACGATCACCTACGCCATAcattctcttttcaatcttgTAGACACGATAGGCCGCCCAGGCTTGAACGGGAGGATTTGTATCAGAGAAGTTCCACTCATAAGCTGGAATTTGTCCCTGTGGGGACATGTACCATTCTCTAGTCAATAGGTCAAGCTGCCTCTTAGCAAATTCAGGATCAATCATCGCTAACGGTATAGTATGGAAAGCAGTATCCCAGGAACAATAGAACGGATACTCGAAATTGTCCGGCATGGAAAGAATATCACGATTGTATAGGTTCTTCCACTCCTTATTTCTACCATTGGCCCTTCCCACTGTAGGAGGAAGATCCGAATCTGGATCTCCCTGATACCAATAGTCGTGGATAAAGTGATAGAATTGCTTCGACCACAGCAATCCACTGAATGCCTGCCGTTGAACATTTCTCAGAGAAGATGGAATTGGAAGTGGCGAGACATTCCAATAGAACTCGTCAGCTTCCGCTAAACGCTTGCCAAAGATGCTATCGAATTGATCTTCGTCGATACTGAGAGCCTCGTCACTCATATCACAGGTCATTTTATATCTGACTGTGACATATTCGCCGGACGGAACACCTCCATTATCATCGAATACAAACCAGGCACAGGCTTTGGTACCATAGTGATCTGGATTAATAGCATCagtcttttcatcaactaTGTACTCATGAAATCCATCTTTAAAGTAATCAGCCTTATTCTCTACATGGTAGAGCTTCTTAAGATTACTATCGTTATCACAGAATAAGAACTTAGGTTCGACATCAGGTGAACCCTCAGAAGCTCCCggagcagcagcaaacACAAATCGTCTTGTACCCAATTCAAAGTGCTCAGACTTGATTGAGTAGGAAGAGTCCTGCGATAACTTTGGCTTAGACTTATTCTTATCACTTACCTCTTCCAAGTTCCAAGCCCACGTGTTTCTGAAAAACATTTGGGGAATGATATGTATTGGAGCCGTAGAGCCTGATCTGTTATAAGCAGTGATTCTAAAGTTAATTTCTTCAGGATCATCATCGCTCTTGGCCATTTCAAAGATCACATCAAAATAGTTGTTATCCTTGAAAGCGTCCGTATCCGTAATCTCAAACTCAGGGTCATTTTTGGTACGCTTAGAGTTACCGTCCTTAATTTGGTCGTAAGGAAACTTTCCAATAGGGTACTTGTATAAGTACTTCGCATACGAATGGGTAGGGGTATTATCAAGATAATAATACAATTCCTTGACATCCTCACCATGATTGCCGCTATTGGCAGAAGAACCACCCGGTAACCCAAATAAACTATCCTTCAAGAAAGGATCGTTCTCATTCCAAAGAGCCATGGTTATGCACTGATACTGATGATTATCACTAACTCCGGCCATACCTTGCTCTGTCCATCTAAACACACGGCTTCTCGACATGTCAAAGTCAAACTCCCAGCTTTCTCCTGAATCTGTATAGTCTTCTCTGGGCACCCCCCAGCAACGTTCAGATACATAGGTTCCCCATTTCTTCCAGAACTTGGTCCGATTGTGATTCTCTTGAAGCCTTTGCTCCTCTTTGcttggatttgatgaaaGTGGCATATTGATGTTacaaatcttcaaaaaaaCCTGTGAGCCACAAAGTAGTTGTTTAATGTATCTCCATTTCAACCTATTTATACTTGACCTGCATTGGCTGCATTTTCTCCAGTATCATATTATGGCAATGTACATACTACTACAGCCAAATATTCGCGCATTGTTCTAATTACCAAATTTGGATCTTATCTTAAAGAACAATGTTGCAGCCGTACAGCACGATGCAATAAAAACATAAATAGCTCTATTGCTTTTATTTAGACAGTAATTAGTATTGTAAATGTCGTGCTGGCAACGCGCAGCCAGCTCTATTCCCGTCAGAAGAAGCTACCCAGTAGTTCGTCgtccttcaagttctcctcTATCAGTTGATATATAACCATCAACAGGTTGGGgaacttctccaaaaaGTAGTCGTAAAATCCCTCCGGTAGAGGTCCCATATCGACAGCCAAATCTTCGGGCATATCCTTGAAATGATGGTACTTGTTCCTCAGCGCTCTTAACAAGTCCATCAACTTATAGGAGCTATACTTTCTATATTTGCCCAAGTTATTCAAGAAtttctcatcaaacttaCCGTACCATCCCTTCCCCTTGGTATCTATAATTTCACATCCGCAGTCctccatcttcaacaacaacgtGGAAGGAGgatctcttctctccacTTCGAACCGATCGGACACTTTCAATAAGAAGTTCAACTTTTTATCTATGGGCCAGAAGTATGGATGCTTCATTACCTGAGTAGTGTTCGGTCTTTCTGTTGGATCGTGGTTGATCATCGATGAAATAAGATCTTTGGATTCATACTCGAAGAGTGTGTCATCAAGCAATGACAAATCGTAAATACCTTTGATGATATTACCCTCTCTCGAATACTTATCGCCAAAGGGATGACCTCCTCCGGTCAAGAAGTGGTAGAAAACACAACCAGTCGAAAAAATATCAATGGCCCTAGTCAATCGTCTGTTGTGGCCTAACAAGACACTCGAACTATCCGTGTGCAGAGTACCATCAACAGAATCAGAGATCACAGACAACgcatctgcatcatcaAGAAGTAGCTCCGGTGCTCTCCAGCCTGAAGTGCCTGCCCCCTGAGCTGTGGTAGCACGGAAGGAAGACTGATCAGCCTCCAGCTTCTTACAAAGTCCAAAATCAGAAATCAGTATCCGAGCATCGGAATATTCGTCTTTGCcatccaatttcttggGCTCTGCAACCAAGATATTCTGCGGCTTGATGTCTCGATGAACAATCTTCAATGCATGCAAATGATGAAGACCATTGGTAATCTGCCAGAGAACATTCACTGAGTTCGCACCTTCCAGGATCTTCTTACAAGCTTCAGTACGTCTTTCAATGacatcttcaagagatgCCGTACACAATTCCAAAGCAATATAAAGAAATCCGTCCGTCTGCTGAGAGCAGAAATACCGGATTACATTGGAGTGGTCATCACTTTCTTGCAGAAGCTTGATTTCCTGAGATGCAATCTTGTAAAAGTCAATTAGCATACGTTTGACGGCCACAGGTCGATCTTCGAACGATCCTCTGAACACAACAGTACCATGCGAACCATAACCCAATATCTTATCTGTCATAGACAGGCTCTCATTGATCTGGATAGTTTGCACGTTCTTATTGTTGTTATTTCCAACCAAGGCGTCTGAATCCGTTGATTCCATGGCAGAAGTAGTAACCACAGACACgaaatctttctttttgttctttcgACCACCTCTTGAACCCCGCTTTCTCTTATGATGATGTAATTCTGACTTCCCATCTTTACCATTGAGATCTACGGATCCCCGAGAGGTGTCTTGTGCGTCTAAATCTGCTTTAGGTTCCAGCACATTTGCCCTATCGATAAACTTCACTTTACGCTTCAAAGATACTTCATCCTCAGGATGCTTGGAATCCACACCTTCCTCGGCACCAGACTCAGACTCCACTTTCAACTCCAATTCCGGCCTCTTTCCAAGACCAATCAACGTTAGAAGTTTATTAGCAGATTGCAATAGGCCTAATCTTGATAGAACCAACAATATTAAGATACCCAAGCAAGCAACAACAACGTTTTCAAATGCCCTATAAACCAATctcttccaagaagaaaaacgATATGTAGACCCCGGAAGGCTACCAACGTAATTTGCAGGAGGTCCTTCAATGCCAAGCCTTTCTTTGTAGTCTTTATAATCTCTATAACTATAGGCAGATGTTGGCCGAGACCGGCTCATTGCATCACCTGTGGGCATAACAGATGGAAGTTGAAGCGGATCGTAAACCTCTAAGGGGTCGTTATGACCATTAGGCGATGCAGGGTTATCTCCAGAATTGCGTAATGAGTTATCGTGCACACCCGTTATAGCGATTCCCAGCAATTCGCTGTTGGAAAGAATCGATGGCACTCTCCATCGCTCGCTGGATATATACTTGGCGATAGGAGCAGATCGGACTAAAGATGGATAATGAACCTCATTCATGGCAAACCAAGAACCTTCTTTTGTTCGTTCAATATAAGTTGAGGTCTCGTCATTCGGATCTTCTGGATTTCTCATGTATTCACCATTCAAAGGATGAGGTAAAACAATGAGTTGAGAATCCAACGAAGAGTCTTCGTCAAAGTAGACATCAAAGACATTCACGGTAACATACGGAAGACTGGCTACCCATTTCACAGACTTACTATCAGAATCAAGAGCAAGCACAGAACTATCATGCAATGGCTGTATGTACAAATTATCAGCAGACTCAAAATTCTGCTCAGCTAATTTTGAGTGAAGATTGTTGGGGCCCCAGGCTGTATACGTTAtgttccaagaagaatcatTCTTAGAATGAATGGTCAACTCATAAATTGTCTTACCCAATAGAATTGTGTTGTCGTCTTCAGTATCATCATTAGAGTTGTAGTagttttcattttcattttcattttcattttcgCCTTCATCATTATTCATAATCTCATCCACGTAATcgtcatcaaattcattATCAACCGT
The sequence above is a segment of the Brettanomyces nanus chromosome 4, complete sequence genome. Coding sequences within it:
- a CDS encoding uncharacterized protein (BUSCO:EOG09340QO7), producing the protein MFHTQTSVLRHGGGFYNTLVLLGLISLYLSWFATASAGFSFHEHSTEDQQPIALGGDIEHHNDDDEALSRKDYYAGMFPKAVDQIKVTNLLLASDIEGNIHALNRHTGELVWSLVGDGPLVSIVSDQEPEIRPQLRTTSTSYSSKSHSTNGMERFLDAQSSTVNANGNNNSSNIGGSGTSYTSSDMTWIIEPFNDGTIYHFTPQNGLQKLPASIKQLVMKSPFSLGDEFIYTGVRKSGIVKVNARTGKLVSSYGIDCATSGEINGEDHLKTVDNEFDDDYVDEIMNNDEGENENENENENYYNSNDDTEDDNTILLGKTIYELTIHSKNDSSWNITYTAWGPNNLHSKLAEQNFESADNLYIQPLHDSSVLALDSDSKSVKWVASLPYVTVNVFDVYFDEDSSLDSQLIVLPHPLNGEYMRNPEDPNDETSTYIERTKEGSWFAMNEVHYPSLVRSAPIAKYISSERWRVPSILSNSELLGIAITGVHDNSLRNSGDNPASPNGHNDPLEVYDPLQLPSVMPTGDAMSRSRPTSAYSYRDYKDYKERLGIEGPPANYVGSLPGSTYRFSSWKRLVYRAFENVVVACLGILILLVLSRLGLLQSANKLLTLIGLGKRPELELKVESESGAEEGVDSKHPEDEVSLKRKVKFIDRANVLEPKADLDAQDTSRGSVDLNGKDGKSELHHHKRKRGSRGGRKNKKKDFVSVVTTSAMESTDSDALVGNNNNKNVQTIQINESLSMTDKILGYGSHGTVVFRGSFEDRPVAVKRMLIDFYKIASQEIKLLQESDDHSNVIRYFCSQQTDGFLYIALELCTASLEDVIERRTEACKKILEGANSVNVLWQITNGLHHLHALKIVHRDIKPQNILVAEPKKLDGKDEYSDARILISDFGLCKKLEADQSSFRATTAQGAGTSGWRAPELLLDDADALSVISDSVDGTLHTDSSSVLLGHNRRLTRAIDIFSTGCVFYHFLTGGGHPFGDKYSREGNIIKGIYDLSLLDDTLFEYESKDLISSMINHDPTERPNTTQVMKHPYFWPIDKKLNFLLKVSDRFEVERRDPPSTLLLKMEDCGCEIIDTKGKGWYGKFDEKFLNNLGKYRKYSSYKLMDLLRALRNKYHHFKDMPEDLAVDMGPLPEGFYDYFLEKFPNLLMVIYQLIEENLKDDELLGSFF